A genomic region of Vitis vinifera cultivar Pinot Noir 40024 chromosome 7, ASM3070453v1 contains the following coding sequences:
- the LOC100243049 gene encoding transcription factor HHO5, which translates to MGSNMAELRLDLNPGCELKTVSSFLREVSMMRDSSEKLSKLDDYVKGLEDEMRKIDGFKRELPLCMLLLNDAILRLREEAMQCTESEGGHVTEEFIPLKGRSEGDEGAEMGKDSSDKRSWMSSAQLWSCNRSSDNNNKKSVLEFQQRNEEDNNSGSENPIRPCSYGNRAGAFVPFKVSSGFPAKGDKEVVPVAGLSLMTPMVEVDPNNSNSKCGNSGETGSGSVSTLLTDSMRLQCKSQQQPPQQGIRKQRRCWSPELHRRFVNALQQLGGSQAATPKQIRELMQVEGLTNDEVKSHLQKYRLHVRRIPSTSAAPANGSWVPQVQVGDVSKKNISQSGSPQGPLHLAGSAKGVSGTGGDSMEYDEDDKSEGHSWKDQLHKPGEDDV; encoded by the exons ATGGGTTCGAATATGGCGGAGCTAAGGTTGGATTTGAATCCAGGGTGCGAACTGAAAACTGTGTCTAGCTTTCTGAGAGAAGTTTCGATGATGAGAGACAGTTCTGAGAAATTGTCGAAGCTTGATGATTATGTTAAAGGATTGGAAGATGAGATGAGAAAGATCGATGGCTTCAAACGCGAACTTCCTCTCTGCATGCTGCTCTTAAACGATG CGATTTTGAGATTGAGGGAGGAAGCAATGCAGTGTACTGAATCGGAGGGTGGACATGTCACAGAAGAATTCATTCCATTGAAGGGTAGATCTGAAGGAGATGAGGGAGCAGAAATGGGAAAGGATTCAAGTGACAAGAGGAGCTGGATGAGCTCTGCACAGCTCTGGAGCTGTAACCGAAGCTCTgacaataacaataaaaaatcagTACTAGAATTCCAACAG agaaatgaggaagataaTAACTCTGGGTCTGAGAATCCGATTCGGCCTTGTAGTTATGGAAACAGGGCAGGGGCATTTGTGCCATTTAAGGTGAGCTCTGGTTTTCCGGCGAAGGGAGACAAGGAGGTTGTGCCAGTTGCTGGTCTTTCTCTCATGACTCCGATGGTCGAAGTGGATCCTAACAATTCGAATTCAAAGTGTGGGAATAGTGGGGAAACTGGTTCTGGTTCTGTTTCGACTTTGTTGACAGACTCGATGAGGCTACAGTGCAAATCGCAACAGCAGCCACCGCAACAGGGAATCAGGAAACAGAGGCGGTGCTGGTCACCGGAGCTACATCGGCGTTTCGTCAACGCTCTTCAACAACTTGGGGGATCTCAAG CAGCCACTCCTAAACAGATTCGAGAACTCATGCAAGTGGAAGGTCTCACTAACGATGAAGTAAAAAGCCATTTACAG AAATACAGACTTCACGTCCGGAGGATCCCATCCACTTCAGCTGCTCCTGCAAATGGATCATGGGTGCCCCAAGTTCAGGTTGGAGACGTCTCAAAGAAAAACATTTCCCAGTCCGGCTCTCCACAAGGCCCACTCCATTTAGCTGGGTCTGCTAAAGGTGTATCAGGTACTGGAGGAGACAGCATGGAGTACGATGAAGATGATAAATCCGAGGGCCACAGTTGGAAAGATCAGCTTCACAAGCCAGGAGAAGATGACGTATAG